A single window of Streptomyces aquilus DNA harbors:
- a CDS encoding metallophosphoesterase family protein, with the protein MAPSPPGNRRTRVHVVSDVHGNARDLARAGEGADALICLGDLVLFLDYADHSRGIFPDLFGTENADRIVELRTARRFEEAREFGARLWAGIGTDRASAIEKAVRKQYAELFAAFPTPTYATYGNVDMPPLWAEYAGPGTTVLDGERVEIGGRVFGFVGGGLRTPMRTPYEISDEEYAAKIEAVGEVDVLCTHIPPEVPELVYDTVARRFERGSRALLDAIRRTRPRYALFGHVHQPLVRRMRIGATECVNVGHFAGSGRPWALEW; encoded by the coding sequence ATGGCACCCTCACCACCCGGAAACCGCAGGACACGCGTCCATGTGGTCAGCGACGTGCACGGCAACGCCCGTGACCTGGCCCGCGCCGGCGAGGGCGCGGACGCCCTGATCTGCCTGGGTGACCTCGTCCTCTTCCTCGACTACGCCGACCACTCCCGCGGCATCTTCCCCGACCTGTTCGGCACCGAGAACGCCGACCGCATCGTCGAGCTGCGCACCGCCCGCCGCTTCGAGGAGGCCCGCGAGTTCGGCGCCCGCCTGTGGGCCGGGATCGGTACGGACCGGGCGAGCGCCATCGAGAAGGCCGTACGCAAGCAGTACGCCGAGCTGTTCGCCGCGTTCCCGACACCGACGTACGCCACCTACGGCAATGTCGACATGCCGCCCCTGTGGGCGGAGTACGCCGGACCGGGCACCACGGTCCTCGACGGCGAGCGCGTGGAGATCGGCGGCCGGGTCTTCGGCTTCGTCGGCGGCGGCCTGCGCACCCCCATGCGCACGCCGTACGAGATCAGCGACGAGGAGTACGCGGCGAAGATCGAGGCGGTCGGCGAGGTCGACGTGCTGTGCACGCACATCCCGCCCGAGGTGCCCGAGCTGGTCTACGACACCGTCGCGCGCCGCTTCGAGCGAGGGAGCCGGGCGCTGCTGGACGCGATCCGGCGCACCCGGCCCCGGTACGCGCTGTTCGGCCATGTCCACCAACCGCTCGTGCGCCGGATGCGGATCGGGGCGACCGAGTGCGTCAACGTCGGGCACTTCGCGGGGAGTGGACGGCCGTGGGCGCTCGAATGGTGA
- a CDS encoding DUF5304 domain-containing protein: MSEELRPSDAASGNEAVDEVRATDADAWATACAEDLAAEKARRRASYGPPPGSAAEELRKLVDAVSDKLSSIQSPLLGAVAGPAAQQVVQQVVQQAKAAVEPVIERNPDVFDHLAAAGSELLAAYRSAVQAQEQRWTQRDTKPGKGGEEPGPGERIDLD, translated from the coding sequence ATGAGCGAAGAGCTCCGCCCGTCAGACGCCGCCTCGGGGAACGAGGCCGTGGACGAGGTGCGGGCCACCGACGCCGACGCGTGGGCGACGGCGTGTGCCGAGGATCTCGCGGCGGAGAAGGCCCGTCGCCGCGCCAGTTACGGCCCGCCGCCCGGCTCGGCCGCGGAGGAACTGCGCAAACTCGTCGACGCCGTCAGCGACAAGCTCTCCTCGATCCAGTCACCGCTGCTCGGGGCGGTCGCCGGACCGGCCGCCCAGCAGGTGGTGCAGCAGGTCGTCCAGCAGGCCAAGGCCGCCGTCGAGCCCGTCATCGAACGCAACCCGGACGTCTTCGACCACCTGGCAGCGGCCGGCAGCGAACTGCTGGCCGCCTACCGCTCCGCGGTCCAGGCCCAGGAACAGCGCTGGACCCAGCGGGACACCAAGCCCGGGAAGGGCGGCGAGGAGCCTGGTCCGGGGGAGCGCATCGACCTGGACTAG
- a CDS encoding AMP-dependent synthetase/ligase — translation MREFSLPALYEVPADGNLTDIVRRNAAQHPDVAVIARKVDGAWQDVTATTFLAEVHAAAKGLIASGVQPGDRVGLMSRTRYEWTLLDFAIWCAGAVTVPVYETSSPEQIQWILADSGATACIVELDNHAAAVESVRDRLPALKHVWQIEGGGVAELGRAGQDISDAAVEERSSLAKADDPATIVYTSGTTGRPKGCVLTHRSFFAECGNVVERLRPLFRTGECSVLLFLPLAHVFGRLVQIAPMMAPIKLGTVPDIKNLTDELASFRPTLILGVPRVFEKVYNSARAKAQADGKGKIFDKAADTAIAYSKALDTPSGPSLGLKIKHKTFDKLVYSKLRAVLGGKGEYAISGGAPLGERLGHFFRGIGFTVLEGYGLTESCAATAFNPWDRQKIGTVGQPLPGSVVRIADDGEVLLHGEHLFKGYWNNEAATAEALADGWFHTGDIGTLDEDGYLRITGRKKEIIVTAGGKNVAPAVIEDRIRAHALVAECMVVGDGRPFVGALVTIDEEFLGRWAAEHGKPADATAASLAGDADLNAAIQAAIDDGNAAVSKAESVRKFRILSSQFTEESGHLTPSLKLKRNVVAKDYADEIEAIYQK, via the coding sequence TTGCGCGAGTTCAGCCTTCCGGCCTTGTACGAGGTCCCTGCGGACGGAAACCTCACCGACATCGTCCGCAGAAACGCCGCGCAGCATCCCGACGTCGCCGTCATCGCCCGCAAGGTGGACGGCGCCTGGCAGGACGTGACGGCCACGACCTTCCTCGCGGAGGTGCACGCGGCGGCCAAGGGTCTCATCGCCTCGGGTGTGCAGCCCGGCGACCGGGTGGGCCTGATGTCGCGGACCCGCTACGAGTGGACGCTGCTCGACTTCGCGATCTGGTGCGCGGGCGCGGTCACCGTGCCGGTGTACGAGACCAGCTCGCCGGAGCAGATCCAGTGGATCCTCGCCGACTCCGGCGCGACCGCCTGCATCGTGGAGCTGGACAATCACGCGGCGGCCGTGGAGTCGGTGCGCGACCGGCTGCCCGCGCTCAAGCACGTCTGGCAGATCGAGGGCGGGGGCGTGGCGGAGCTGGGCCGGGCCGGCCAGGACATCAGCGACGCGGCCGTCGAGGAGCGCAGCTCGCTGGCGAAGGCGGACGACCCGGCGACCATCGTCTACACGTCCGGCACCACCGGCCGTCCCAAGGGCTGTGTGCTGACCCACCGCAGCTTCTTCGCGGAGTGCGGCAACGTGGTGGAGCGGCTGCGCCCGCTGTTCCGCACCGGCGAGTGCTCCGTGCTGCTCTTCCTGCCGCTCGCGCACGTCTTCGGGCGGCTCGTGCAGATCGCGCCGATGATGGCGCCGATCAAGCTGGGCACCGTCCCGGACATCAAGAACCTCACCGACGAGCTGGCCTCCTTCCGGCCGACGCTGATCCTGGGCGTGCCGCGCGTCTTCGAGAAGGTCTACAACTCGGCGCGTGCCAAGGCGCAGGCGGACGGCAAGGGCAAGATCTTCGACAAGGCCGCCGACACCGCGATCGCGTACAGCAAGGCGCTGGACACCCCGTCGGGTCCGTCCCTCGGGCTGAAGATCAAGCACAAGACCTTCGACAAGCTGGTCTACAGCAAGCTGCGCGCGGTCCTCGGCGGCAAGGGCGAGTACGCCATCTCCGGCGGCGCCCCGCTGGGTGAGCGGCTCGGCCACTTCTTCCGCGGCATCGGCTTCACGGTCCTGGAGGGCTACGGCCTCACCGAGTCCTGCGCGGCCACCGCCTTCAACCCCTGGGACCGGCAGAAGATCGGCACGGTCGGTCAGCCGCTGCCCGGCTCGGTGGTCCGGATCGCCGACGACGGCGAGGTGCTGCTGCACGGCGAGCACCTGTTCAAGGGCTACTGGAACAACGAGGCCGCGACCGCCGAGGCGCTGGCCGACGGCTGGTTCCACACCGGTGACATCGGCACCCTCGACGAGGACGGCTATCTCAGGATCACCGGCCGCAAGAAGGAGATCATCGTCACCGCGGGCGGCAAGAACGTCGCCCCGGCCGTGATCGAGGACCGTATCCGTGCGCACGCGCTGGTCGCGGAGTGCATGGTCGTCGGCGACGGGCGGCCCTTCGTGGGCGCGCTGGTCACCATCGACGAGGAGTTCCTGGGCCGTTGGGCGGCCGAGCACGGCAAGCCGGCGGATGCCACCGCGGCGTCGCTGGCCGGGGACGCGGACCTGAACGCTGCCATCCAGGCCGCGATCGACGACGGCAACGCCGCGGTGTCGAAGGCGGAATCGGTGCGGAAGTTCCGCATTCTGTCCTCCCAGTTCACGGAGGAGTCGGGCCACCTGACGCCGTCCCTGAAGCTCAAGCGCAACGTGGTGGCGAAGGACTACGCGGACGAGATCGAGGCGATCTACCAGAAGTAG
- a CDS encoding GMC oxidoreductase: MVALQTAAASGLTRIGLESASAVEPAAVDNAPAIVVGSGYGAAVAALRLGQAGIRTLMIEMGRLWNTAGSDGKVFCSTASPDQRSMWFRTRTEAPLATFLWLDVVNKDISPYPGVLDRVHFADMSVFVGRGVGGGSLVNGCMAVTPLKSYFAEQFPTVDADEMYATYFPRANAMLGVNTVDPAWFESTEWYRFTRISRKHAQNTGLRTTFVPSTYDFAYMQKEAAGTATKSALAQEVIYGNNHGKKSLDKTYLAAALGTGNVTITTMERVRAISRASDGSYVLTADRINDAGTVVETKQYSCTYLFLGGGSLGTTELLVRARDTGTLPALNASVGAGWGPNGNTMLGRANHLWDTVGANQSTMPVMGIDDWANTANPVFAEIAPLPTGLEHWVSLYLAITKNPQRAAFTYDSATDGVKLGWTAAQSAVSSGMAKKLFDRINSANVTIYRTDLFGTPSRTFADDFTYHPLGGCVLGKATDNYGRVKGYSKLYVTDGSLVPGSIGVNPFVTITALAERTMARVLVEDTAP, encoded by the coding sequence ATGGTGGCCCTCCAGACCGCCGCCGCGTCCGGTCTCACCCGCATCGGTCTCGAGTCCGCGTCGGCCGTGGAACCGGCCGCCGTCGACAACGCCCCGGCCATCGTGGTCGGTTCGGGCTACGGCGCCGCCGTGGCCGCCCTCCGCCTCGGCCAGGCGGGCATCCGCACCCTCATGATCGAGATGGGCCGGCTCTGGAACACCGCCGGCTCCGACGGCAAGGTCTTCTGCTCCACCGCCAGTCCGGACCAGCGCTCCATGTGGTTCCGCACCCGCACCGAGGCACCGCTGGCCACGTTCCTGTGGCTGGACGTCGTCAACAAGGACATCAGCCCCTACCCCGGCGTCCTGGACCGGGTGCACTTCGCCGACATGTCGGTGTTCGTGGGGCGGGGCGTCGGCGGCGGTTCGCTGGTCAACGGCTGCATGGCGGTGACCCCGCTCAAGTCGTACTTCGCCGAACAGTTCCCGACCGTCGACGCCGACGAGATGTACGCGACGTACTTCCCGCGCGCCAACGCCATGCTCGGCGTCAACACCGTCGACCCGGCCTGGTTCGAGTCGACGGAGTGGTACCGCTTCACCCGGATCTCCCGCAAGCACGCCCAGAACACCGGCCTGAGGACCACCTTCGTGCCCAGCACCTACGACTTCGCCTACATGCAGAAGGAGGCCGCCGGCACGGCGACGAAGTCGGCGCTCGCCCAGGAGGTCATCTACGGCAACAACCACGGCAAGAAGAGCCTCGACAAGACGTATCTCGCCGCCGCGCTCGGCACCGGGAACGTCACCATCACCACCATGGAGCGGGTCAGGGCCATCAGCCGGGCGAGCGACGGGTCGTACGTCCTGACCGCCGACCGGATCAACGACGCCGGCACGGTCGTCGAGACCAAGCAGTACAGCTGCACCTACCTGTTCCTCGGCGGCGGCAGCCTCGGCACCACCGAACTCCTCGTCCGCGCCCGGGACACCGGCACCCTGCCCGCCCTGAACGCGAGCGTCGGCGCCGGATGGGGGCCCAACGGCAACACCATGCTCGGCCGGGCCAACCACCTGTGGGACACGGTCGGGGCCAACCAGTCGACCATGCCGGTCATGGGCATCGACGACTGGGCCAACACCGCCAACCCCGTCTTCGCCGAGATCGCCCCTCTGCCCACGGGCCTCGAACACTGGGTCAGTCTCTACCTGGCGATCACCAAGAACCCGCAGCGGGCCGCGTTCACCTACGACAGCGCCACGGACGGCGTGAAGCTGGGCTGGACCGCGGCCCAGAGCGCGGTGTCCTCGGGCATGGCGAAGAAGCTCTTCGACCGGATCAACTCGGCGAACGTGACCATCTACCGCACCGATCTGTTCGGCACGCCCAGCCGGACCTTCGCCGACGACTTCACCTACCACCCGCTGGGCGGCTGCGTGCTGGGCAAGGCGACCGACAACTACGGCCGGGTGAAGGGGTATTCGAAGCTGTACGTCACCGACGGCTCGCTCGTGCCCGGGTCGATCGGCGTCAACCCGTTCGTGACGATCACCGCACTCGCGGAACGGACGATGGCGCGGGTCCTCGTGGAGGACACCGCGCCATAA
- a CDS encoding SRPBCC family protein — MAEHTSSSITIEAAPADVMAVIADFARYPDWTGEVKQAEVLATDAAGRAEQVRLVMDAGAIKDDQVLGYTWTGENEVSWTLVKSQMLRQLDGSYVLKATGTGSTEVTYLLTVDVKIPMLGMIKRKAEKVIIDRALAGLKKRVESGAK, encoded by the coding sequence ATGGCGGAACACACCAGCTCGAGCATCACGATCGAGGCGGCACCGGCCGACGTCATGGCGGTGATCGCCGACTTCGCCCGCTACCCGGACTGGACGGGCGAGGTGAAGCAGGCGGAGGTCCTCGCGACGGACGCCGCCGGCCGCGCCGAGCAGGTACGGCTCGTCATGGACGCCGGCGCCATCAAGGACGACCAGGTGCTCGGCTACACGTGGACCGGGGAGAACGAGGTCTCCTGGACGCTGGTGAAGTCCCAGATGCTGCGCCAGCTGGACGGCTCGTACGTCCTCAAGGCCACCGGCACCGGTTCGACCGAGGTCACCTACCTCCTGACCGTCGACGTCAAGATCCCGATGCTCGGGATGATCAAGCGCAAGGCCGAGAAGGTCATCATCGACCGGGCGCTCGCCGGGCTGAAGAAGCGGGTGGAGTCCGGGGCGAAATAG
- a CDS encoding ArsA family ATPase, translating to MRTLLITGPGGSGRTTLAAATALAATRAGERTLLLSGDRTDTLGAVLGVATGPVPVEVREGLTAWRPDATAGFRDDLAGFQERASSVLDLLGASRLDPEEVTPLPGAEELTLLRALRDAALSMGAPPRPFGHWGRHDLLVVDLPPTPQALALLALPGELRRYLRRLLPPERQAARALRPVLGRLAGVPMPSEWLYETTARWDLELAAVEAVIADRKTVVRLVAEPGPAGADAVRDATLGLALRGLRPDHLIANRVLPDASADSWLAGPVAQQRKTLEEWRETYEVVEIAHPGRDPRGLDDLDALVVPGAPETSSRVEWPVVDRLAEDGVLVWHVPLPGAIRDELDLIRRGDELVVAAGQFRRIVPLPSALRRCTVAGAALRDGELRVRFAPDPDLWPQTP from the coding sequence ATGCGCACCCTCCTGATCACCGGTCCCGGCGGCAGCGGTCGTACGACCCTTGCCGCCGCCACCGCACTCGCCGCCACGCGCGCGGGTGAGCGGACCCTCCTCCTCAGCGGCGACCGGACCGACACCCTCGGCGCGGTCCTGGGCGTGGCCACGGGGCCGGTGCCCGTCGAGGTCCGGGAGGGACTCACCGCCTGGCGGCCCGACGCGACCGCCGGTTTCCGGGACGACCTCGCCGGCTTCCAGGAGCGCGCCTCCTCCGTCCTCGACCTGCTCGGCGCCTCCCGCCTCGACCCCGAAGAGGTCACCCCGCTGCCCGGCGCCGAGGAACTCACCCTCCTGCGTGCCCTCCGGGACGCGGCCCTCTCCATGGGGGCACCTCCCAGGCCTTTCGGGCACTGGGGGAGGCACGACCTGCTCGTCGTGGACCTGCCGCCCACCCCGCAGGCCCTCGCCCTCCTCGCCCTCCCCGGGGAACTGCGCCGCTATCTGCGCCGGCTGCTGCCGCCCGAACGGCAGGCCGCGCGGGCGCTCAGGCCCGTGCTCGGACGGCTGGCCGGGGTGCCGATGCCCTCGGAGTGGCTGTACGAGACCACCGCGCGCTGGGACCTGGAACTCGCCGCCGTCGAGGCCGTCATCGCCGACCGCAAGACCGTCGTACGGCTCGTCGCCGAACCCGGCCCCGCCGGGGCCGACGCCGTGCGCGACGCCACCCTCGGGCTCGCCCTGCGCGGACTGCGGCCCGACCACCTGATCGCCAACCGGGTCCTGCCCGACGCGTCCGCCGACAGCTGGCTCGCCGGACCCGTCGCCCAGCAGCGCAAGACGCTGGAGGAGTGGCGGGAGACGTACGAGGTCGTGGAGATCGCCCACCCCGGACGGGACCCGCGCGGCCTCGACGACCTCGACGCCCTCGTGGTGCCCGGGGCGCCGGAGACCTCCTCCCGCGTCGAGTGGCCGGTCGTCGACCGGCTGGCCGAGGACGGCGTGCTGGTGTGGCACGTGCCCCTCCCCGGTGCGATACGGGACGAGCTGGACCTCATCCGGCGCGGGGACGAACTCGTCGTCGCCGCCGGGCAGTTCCGGCGGATCGTGCCGCTGCCGTCCGCGCTGCGCCGGTGCACCGTCGCCGGGGCCGCGCTGCGCGACGGGGAGCTGCGGGTCCGGTTCGCGCCGGACCCGGATCTCTGGCCGCAGACCCCGTGA